A genomic window from Leptolyngbya sp. NIES-2104 includes:
- a CDS encoding GUN4 domain-containing protein, protein MLFAFFAAVCIFTNNNLLCGICLLISTCLYFAWQKNIQGKLQDDSEILRDDDNEYTSQQEIPNTSDDCPQRNINIENGNYNEHIAGDYITVQGNLISVNQDFPDFVDSLAAVVARLSAEQDKFAELREGIVDDLENSARRNPVFKKKLSRWKPNLGKSSKASDAEVATALMNKVEEVRWNVVNKEVIFDSEVYENLENYLKEGDWEKADSETVEVIVKVLSAAFGSEFTTDLKKNAKEIRQGNYQDGINLKGLSADHIILLPSIHLKHIDRLWTKYSSGRFGFSVQKRLIREIYKKHEYWDNYLYWNNSYSYYGQPHRFGQRVGWQVDGHWIFITDASFTTNAPVGHLPFQLYAASSSYSHRYKYKVCLPILKVIAERLYD, encoded by the coding sequence ATGCTGTTCGCATTTTTTGCAGCAGTGTGTATTTTTACTAATAACAACCTACTGTGTGGAATATGCTTATTAATCTCTACCTGTCTCTATTTTGCATGGCAGAAGAACATTCAAGGCAAGTTACAAGATGACAGCGAAATCTTAAGAGATGACGATAATGAATACACAAGTCAGCAAGAAATACCAAATACTTCTGACGATTGTCCTCAACGAAATATCAATATTGAGAATGGAAATTACAACGAGCACATCGCAGGTGATTATATTACCGTACAAGGGAACTTAATTAGTGTGAATCAAGATTTCCCTGATTTTGTTGATAGTTTAGCAGCCGTTGTAGCGAGATTAAGTGCTGAACAGGATAAATTCGCTGAGCTTCGCGAAGGTATTGTTGATGATTTAGAAAATTCTGCGCGGCGTAACCCAGTGTTTAAGAAGAAACTGAGTCGTTGGAAACCAAATCTTGGAAAAAGCTCGAAAGCCTCCGATGCTGAAGTAGCTACAGCTTTGATGAATAAAGTAGAAGAAGTGAGGTGGAATGTAGTCAACAAGGAAGTGATATTTGACAGTGAAGTATACGAAAATCTAGAAAATTATTTGAAGGAAGGCGACTGGGAAAAAGCTGATAGTGAGACGGTTGAGGTAATCGTGAAAGTGTTGTCAGCCGCGTTTGGTAGCGAATTCACGACTGACTTAAAAAAGAACGCGAAAGAGATTAGGCAAGGCAACTATCAGGATGGCATTAATCTGAAAGGATTATCTGCGGATCACATCATTCTGCTCCCGTCGATACACTTGAAACATATTGATAGACTGTGGACAAAATATAGCAGTGGTCGTTTTGGATTCAGCGTGCAGAAACGCCTCATACGCGAAATTTATAAGAAACATGAATATTGGGATAATTATCTATACTGGAATAATTCGTATTCTTACTATGGGCAGCCCCATCGATTTGGTCAACGTGTGGGCTGGCAAGTTGACGGGCATTGGATTTTTATTACCGATGCCAGTTTTACAACTAACGCTCCTGTTGGACACCTCCCTTTTCAACTGTATGCAGCCAGTTCTTCCTACTCACACAGGTACAAATACAAAGTGTGTCTTCCTATTCTTAAAGTTATTGCAGAACGCCTTTATGACTGA